The nucleotide sequence ACAGCTCCGGATCCGGCAACTCCTTTTGCAACCTCATGAACTGTTCCGTCTCCGCCTACAGCAATAATATAATCAACTTTATTGGAATATTCTCTGGCTAATTCTGTTGCATGTCCTACTCTTTCGGTATACAAAATTTCGTAACTCCATCCTTCCCATCCTTCAATTTGAGTAACCTTTTTAAGAAAATTATCCTTGCTGCCCTTACCGGAAACAGGGTTTAAAATGAAAGCTATTGATTTTTGCATTGATAAGAGAAAATTGTTGTTAGTAATTCAAAAATAAGCAATATAATCGGGTCAGGACATAAACACGGACAGTAATTAGTAAACAGTCACTAAACCCTCAGATTCAACGAAGTTGATGTGGCCATAAATTGACATAACCATTAATAATCACAAAAAAATCCCCCATCAAAATATGATGAGGGATTTTATATATAAAGAAAATATATTTCTTAAGCCTGTGCTACAACTTCAAATTCGAAGTTAACGATAACATCGCGGTGAAGACGGATAGTAGCATCATATTTACCTAATGATTTTACTGAACCACCAACAATTTTGATGAATTTCTTATCGATTGTGAAACCGGCTTCAGCCAACTTAGCAGCTAAATCCATGCTTGTAACAGAACCGAATAATTTGATACCTGCACCTACTTTAGCAGATATTTTCATTTCTAAAGCTTTCAAAGCTTCAGCAGTTTTTTGAGCTTCCTCAACAATTGCTTTTTCTCTAAACGCACGCTGACGTAGAGTTTCTTCCAATTGTTTTTTCTCAGAAGGAGTAGCTAAAACTGCCATACCTTGAGGTATCAAGTAATTACGACCGTAACCATTCTTAACAGATACTACGTCGTCTTTAAAACCTAAGTTTTGTACGTCTTGTTTTAAAATAATTTCCATTATCTCCTTCTTTATTATTTTAACATATCTGCTACGTAAGGCATGATCGCTAAATGACGAGCACGCTTAACAGCTTGAGCAACTTTACGTTGGAATTTCAAAGATGTTCCCGTTAAACGACGAGGAAGAACTTTCCCTTGTTCGTTAACAAATTTCAATAAGAAATCCGGATCTTTATAATCAACGTATTTTATTCCATTTTTTCTGAAGCGACAAAATTTCTTTTTGTTGCTTGTTTCAATTGCAAGTGGAGTTAAATATCTAACATCGTTAGAAGCTCCTGCCTTTGATTGTTTACTTAAATCAGCCATCTTTCTTCTTAGTTTGCTTTGATATTCAATTTTGCTCTTCTTCTTTCAGCCCATGAAACAGCATGTTTGTCCATAGCTACTGTAAGAAATCTCATTACTCTTTCATCACGACGGAATTCAGTCTCATACTTGTTGATGATAGACCCATCTTCAGTTGTGAATTGAAAAAGACTATAGAAACCACTCTTTTTGTTTTGAATTGGATAAGCCATTTTCTTTAGCCCCCAATCCTCTTTAACTACCATTGTTGCACCATTTGCAACAAGATAATCTTCGTACTTTTTAACTGCTTCCTTTACCTGATCTTCAGACAAAACGGGATTTAAAATGAAAACAGTTTCATAATGTTTAGCCATTACTAATACTTATTAATTAATTAAATTTTAATATGTCCTTAAAATAAAAGCATAACTTCCCTTTTAAGAGCGTGCAAATTTAGTAAATTATTTTTGATTAGCAATCTAAATCAGAAACTATTGTGGGCGTAACCCTGTGCCGTGACGTTTCCCGAGCGAAGTCGAGGGTCAGCCGAAGCACAGGGTCAGGCTTTCAGCTATATCTTTTTTGTATAATCACTGCCGCTTTGCTCTGTGATTATACAAAAAAGGATGCCGCTTCAATCCTTTACGCAAAAAAAAACATCTTTATTTAAGACAATTTTATCTTAAATTGTATTTTTGCCGAAAACAATAACTTTTGTAAAGAGAATATTATGTCAAAGAAATGTATTGTGTGCGGTAAAACTCATGAGGAAATTCCCGTAACAAAGTTTTACTATAAGGAGAGTGAATTCTATATCTGCCCTCAACATATTCCAATGTTGATTCATAAGCCAACAGAGTTAGCTGGATTAATTCCTGACGCTGAAAATTTTGAAGCAGGTTAGATTAACAGAAAAAACGGTGAACATACAAATGTTCACCGTTTTTTCTATTTAATAAAACACTTTATAGCTACTCAACCAATCTGGCTTTTCTGAATTTTTCTTTCCACGCATAATAATCGCCGTCAAAACCAACCTTGTTCTGTAATTGTTTTGTTTTAGAATTTATTAAACTAATTACCTCGTCCGATTGTGGTACCCTACATTCAATTTCATCAACTATTGAAGACATTTGTCTGTCAACACCCTTTTCTACATTTCGCAAAACATTATTTAACTTATGAATGTATGACCCAAATTCGCCTTCTTCCCTGTCGTCAGGGTTATCAAGTAAGTGACCTTCAATTATACTTTTAGTAATACCTTTACTGTGTTTAAGAGAATTTACAATATTGCCTTTCCCCGTAACAGCATTTCCAACGGCAAATACATTTTTATGACCGGCAACTCTACAGGTATTTTTATCTTCAATATCATACAACACTCCTTTAGTAGGTAAACCCGGTATTAATTCCGGAATACTTCCTATTGATGATGTTAGAAAAGTAGTTTCGTGTCGTAGTTTTTTATCTCCATCATTTACTAATTTTCCATCCTCAATTTTCATTTTCTGAAAAATTAGAGCTGAAAGATTATCATTTTCAACTTCAAAATCCTCTAAAACTGAAAGCTCTTCAAATTTAAACAAGAATTTCTTCTTATACTTTGTCATTATCTTTAAAGCAATTCGCTGGGCATCGGCGATTTCTTTCTCTGTAATTCTGGGACGCGGAGAAAGTGGCATATCCATTTCTCTACGTCTGTAAATTAAAGTTGCTCCTTTTAAGCCTAACATCTCAAGAGTGAGATTATGCTTTTCTAGAATCTCAGCAACTCCCCTCTTTTCAAGCTCATACAAACTTTCACCAATACCTCTCTTAACAAGAGCTTTTTGAACAGTATCAATCATAAATAGTTTTACAACATCTATAGATGCCAATCCACCCCCTATAACAGTAGCTCCATCAGGAATATCATACATTGGCCCATCATATTTTGCTTCATGGTAATGGTTGAACCAGTATAATAACGGGTTTTGATATACTAAACCTTTATTAATATAATCATCAATATTTTTTAAACCTAGCGGTCTGTCTTTCCATGCTCCTGTAGCAAACAATATCGCAGAAAACCCCCACTCATTTGTAAGTGCTTCAAACGAAATGTCACGCCCTATTTTTACCCCGGGAACAAAACGTATGCTCTCATGTAGAATTTTATCATCGATTTTAGCTATCTCTTTCTCTCTAAGCTTATAGTGCCATTTAGGTAAGCCATCTTCAATTTTACCGTAAGGTAACATCATTTGATCAAAAACTACAACTCTATATCCTTGTTCTGCCAAATTATATGCTGCTTCTGCCCCTGCTACAGCTCCCCCAACCACTGCTACAAAATGTTTTCCTGAGTATTTCATACCTTTATATTTATTTTATCCCGGTATTAGTTATTTTGATATTTACAAAAACACCAAGTATTAATACAATTATTAAAATTAGCTTATTACTAACCTAATATTCTCTTAAATAGAATGCAGTAAAATTACAAATTTGGGTCTAATGCTAAATAGTCACAGCAATTTGCTTATAATTATTAATAATTATTACAAACGCATTTACAATAAGTGTCAATTTTACACTAATAACATTGTCTTATAAGTAAATTGTCACAAAACATTGGAATAATTATTAAACCAATAATCACTACTTAGTATTAATATTTGTTTAATTTTGATCTAAAACTAATACTATACAGACAAAGATTAAAACTGATGAAACGAGCATGAGCAAAGTTTACTCAAACAGGGGAATGACTATTTGCGAGTTCCATCCCTGCCTGACTACAGCACGCAGGCAGGTGACCGAAATATAAAATTATAGACAAATGAAAATAAATAAGTCCCTACTTACAATATTATTGCAACTCACTATATTTAATATTTTTGCCCAAAACATAGAATTTGATCAATATTTCTCAAATGGGTCACTCCGATTTGATTATATCCATTCCGGAACATATAATAAAGAAAGTATATCTGCAGAAATGTTTAAGTATGAACCTTTTTGGGGAGGAACAAAAACTAAATTAATTTCACCGTTTGATTACGGCAAATATAAATTAGTAGTAAAAGATTCTGCCACATCGAAACCCATTTACAGCAGTGGTTATTCAACCTTATTCATGGAATGGCAAACTACGGAAGAGGCAAAGAATATGAACAAATCATTTTACGAAAGTGTAATTATGCCATTCCCGAAAAACACAGTGATTATTGAAATATTGAGTATTGATTTCAATCAAAATTGGACAACTATATATAAAGAGTATTTAAATCCGGGAAATTATTTCATTCACAGAGAAAGTATTCCTTCATTTCCTGTGTTACAAATTAACGGGAACAAAACTCCCGATAAAGCCCTGGATATAGTGATCATTCCGGAAGGTTATACCAAATCAGAAATGAGTAAATTTTATCAGGATGCTAAAAGAATGAGCTCATACTTATTCGAAGTTTCTCCGTTTAAGGAATATGCCGAAAGCATCAATATAAAAATAGTTATGGCTCCTTCCGAAGAGAGCGGAACCGATATTCCGGGTAAAGGAGTATGGAAAAATACTTTATTGAATTCAAACTTTTACACTTTCAACAGTGAAAGGTACTTAACTACTACCGACATTAAATCTTTAAGAGATATAGCTTCAACAACATATTACGATCAAATTTACATCCTTGTTAATACTGAGAAATACGGAGGAGGAGGTATTTACAACTTCTATAATTTATGTACATCCGATAATAAATATACACGAGAAGTATTTACCCACGAATTTGGTCATGGGTTAGCATGGCTTGCAGATGAGTATTTCTATGATGATGAAATGAGTAATTTTTACGATAAATCTATCGAACCCAGAGAAGCTAATATAACAACACTGATAGACTTCGAAAAAAAATGGGAAAATAAAATTCCTAAAGATGTAAAAATCCCTACTATTGCCACTCCCGAAAACCTAAATGATATTGGAGTTTATGAAGGCGGAGGATATACATCGAAAGGAGTGTATCGCGCTTATCAAAACTGTAAAATGAAATCTAACAGTACCAATGAATTTTGCGAAGTTTGTAATGATGCTATCATCGAAATGATGAAATTCTATAGTGAATAATTATTAATTAAAAATACACATTAAGAAATTTTGACAGATAAAACTGAAACAATGCAAAAAAAATGGTCGGCTCCAATGCGTATATATCATTGGATTAATTCATTAGTTATAACCTTACTGCTTATAACGGTTGTACTGAGGAAAACGGTTCTCGACAAACATCTTTTAAATCAAAATATTCAAAATTTCTTAGAGGAAAATAATTTTGAAATTGCTAAAGACCTCACCTTGAATCTGGCAAAACAAATTCGCTCTGAAATGTGGGATTGGCACTATGTTTTTGGTTTTATTTTAGCATCTTTAATCGTTATCAGGGTAGTTTTGTTTTTTACAAAATCAGGAATAACTGTAATTAAAGATGGATTCAGTTTCTTAACAAAGAAGAAAAAAAACAATTACTGGATACAACTCCTTTATCTGGCCGTATATCTTGCTATTTTCATTATTTCACTTACCGGAGTGTTAATGTATTTCTACAAAAACCTTGGCTGGACACATGACACAAAAGAACTGTTAGAAAGTATTCATGTATCAATAATGAACATCATCATATACTTCATTCCTATTCATATTATTGGGATTGTTTTAGCCGAAAATGAAGATGAAAAAGGTATAACATCAGATATGATTAACGGTGGAAATATCAATTGAATCTCCAAATGCTCAAATAAATTTGAAGTATTTTTT is from Bacteroidota bacterium and encodes:
- the rplI gene encoding 50S ribosomal protein L9, producing the protein MEIILKQDVQNLGFKDDVVSVKNGYGRNYLIPQGMAVLATPSEKKQLEETLRQRAFREKAIVEEAQKTAEALKALEMKISAKVGAGIKLFGSVTSMDLAAKLAEAGFTIDKKFIKIVGGSVKSLGKYDATIRLHRDVIVNFEFEVVAQA
- the rpsR gene encoding 30S ribosomal protein S18 codes for the protein MADLSKQSKAGASNDVRYLTPLAIETSNKKKFCRFRKNGIKYVDYKDPDFLLKFVNEQGKVLPRRLTGTSLKFQRKVAQAVKRARHLAIMPYVADMLK
- the rpsF gene encoding 30S ribosomal protein S6, which produces MAKHYETVFILNPVLSEDQVKEAVKKYEDYLVANGATMVVKEDWGLKKMAYPIQNKKSGFYSLFQFTTEDGSIINKYETEFRRDERVMRFLTVAMDKHAVSWAERRRAKLNIKAN
- a CDS encoding FAD-dependent oxidoreductase, whose product is MKYSGKHFVAVVGGAVAGAEAAYNLAEQGYRVVVFDQMMLPYGKIEDGLPKWHYKLREKEIAKIDDKILHESIRFVPGVKIGRDISFEALTNEWGFSAILFATGAWKDRPLGLKNIDDYINKGLVYQNPLLYWFNHYHEAKYDGPMYDIPDGATVIGGGLASIDVVKLFMIDTVQKALVKRGIGESLYELEKRGVAEILEKHNLTLEMLGLKGATLIYRRREMDMPLSPRPRITEKEIADAQRIALKIMTKYKKKFLFKFEELSVLEDFEVENDNLSALIFQKMKIEDGKLVNDGDKKLRHETTFLTSSIGSIPELIPGLPTKGVLYDIEDKNTCRVAGHKNVFAVGNAVTGKGNIVNSLKHSKGITKSIIEGHLLDNPDDREEGEFGSYIHKLNNVLRNVEKGVDRQMSSIVDEIECRVPQSDEVISLINSKTKQLQNKVGFDGDYYAWKEKFRKARLVE
- a CDS encoding M64 family metallopeptidase, with the protein product MKINKSLLTILLQLTIFNIFAQNIEFDQYFSNGSLRFDYIHSGTYNKESISAEMFKYEPFWGGTKTKLISPFDYGKYKLVVKDSATSKPIYSSGYSTLFMEWQTTEEAKNMNKSFYESVIMPFPKNTVIIEILSIDFNQNWTTIYKEYLNPGNYFIHRESIPSFPVLQINGNKTPDKALDIVIIPEGYTKSEMSKFYQDAKRMSSYLFEVSPFKEYAESINIKIVMAPSEESGTDIPGKGVWKNTLLNSNFYTFNSERYLTTTDIKSLRDIASTTYYDQIYILVNTEKYGGGGIYNFYNLCTSDNKYTREVFTHEFGHGLAWLADEYFYDDEMSNFYDKSIEPREANITTLIDFEKKWENKIPKDVKIPTIATPENLNDIGVYEGGGYTSKGVYRAYQNCKMKSNSTNEFCEVCNDAIIEMMKFYSE
- a CDS encoding cytochrome b/b6 domain-containing protein, translating into MQKKWSAPMRIYHWINSLVITLLLITVVLRKTVLDKHLLNQNIQNFLEENNFEIAKDLTLNLAKQIRSEMWDWHYVFGFILASLIVIRVVLFFTKSGITVIKDGFSFLTKKKKNNYWIQLLYLAVYLAIFIISLTGVLMYFYKNLGWTHDTKELLESIHVSIMNIIIYFIPIHIIGIVLAENEDEKGITSDMINGGNIN